Part of the Mycolicibacterium mengxianglii genome is shown below.
ATGGCCGGGGGTGACGACGTTGAAGCGACCCCCGCGGCGGGGAGCCGAGACGATGAGTACGGCCGGGTGCGGGTACGGGTGCGGGTGCAGCGCGTGCTGGATCAGCCGCTCACCGTCGGCGCTCTGATCGAGGCGGTCTTGTGGGTCGCCCTGCCTTACGTCGTGATCGGGGTGATCTACGCGTCCTGTCACATCGAGCTGATGGGTCAGCTCGAGTCGGCGTTCAGCGCACGATTCACCGTATTCGCCGACCTGGTGTCGCTGGCGACACTCATCGGACTGTGGCCGATGCTGCTGGCCAGCTCGCTGCTGTGCGGCGTAGCCGGCTGCGGTGTGCTGTTGTAGCCGCCACTTGTGATCCGGGTGGCGTGTGGCCGCAGCGGGTGATCCGACCAATCTGTCTCTTTGCCCACAATGAACGGTCGCGCGGGAATAACCAGCGGCGCCGCCGGCGTAGGCGATAGCGGCTCGGCGCCATCGAGCACAATTTCGTGCAACCGTCCATCAAATACCGCCAATGGAATTAAATCGCTGAGCAGGTGGTTTACACCAGGAGACCGGCACGAGAACCCTCCGTCCCGGTCGTCACGCAGAGCTCGTTCCGCGGCATGGGGCCGCGATTCGCGCTAACGAAGAGCTCAGAGAGAAGCAGCACCATGAACAAGTTCGGATTTGCCACTATCACCGCCACCGCCCTGACCGCCGGCTTCTTTGGCCTGGCAGCGCCCGCGATGGCCGCCCCGAGTGGCGCGGGCAGCGCTCAAGACACCATCTCCTCATTGCAGGATCAGGGCTACAAGGTGGTTGTGAACCGGCTGTCGAACGCGCCGCTGTCTCAGGCCACCGTCGTCTCCGTGGGCGAAGGCGCTTCCTTCACCCACACCGACACCAACGCCAAGAACACCCAGGACTACACCGGCGACGACCGGTTCGCCCCGGTCACCACACGGACCGTTTACGTCAACGTTCGATAATTGCCGGCAACAAAAGAAGGGGCACCCCTCGGGGTGCCCCTTCTTTTGTCATTCCCCGGTGTCAGAGCTGCACACCACGGGTCAGCGCGCCGTCGACCAGTAGGTTGGTCCCGGTGATGAAGCTCGCCCGCGAACTGGACAGGAAGACAACC
Proteins encoded:
- a CDS encoding addiction module protein; the encoded protein is MAGGDDVEATPAAGSRDDEYGRVRVRVRVQRVLDQPLTVGALIEAVLWVALPYVVIGVIYASCHIELMGQLESAFSARFTVFADLVSLATLIGLWPMLLASSLLCGVAGCGVLL